Sequence from the Streptomyces sp. R33 genome:
ACCGCAGGGATCATGAACCGTCACTACCCGACGACAACGCGAAATCCTCAGTAGCTTACCGTTCAAGACCGTGTCCTATGTGGTCCGGCGGATGAGTCGCTTGTAGCAGCAGACAACGCCGCCGCCCCCAGCCGGGTGGCGCCGTTGTCGGACAGCCGTAGGCGATCAGCTCGTCCCGGTCGAGCGGCACCGCGAGGTCGGCGGCCTGCTCCGTGCCGCGGCCGAGCACCAGGTCAGGTCTGATCCGCGGCGCGCAGGGCCTGCGCCAGCCATTCCAGCTCCTCGGTCGCGTCGGGCGACGAATCCTGCCCGCGCACACGGTCGACGAGCCTGCGGTAGTGCTCCGCTCCTGCCTCGATCCCGGCGTCCAGGCTGCGCAGCACGGCGGCCCGGTCGGCGTCACCGAACAGCTCGGACAGCACCTCAGCCGCTGCCGGCCCCTCGGGAGCGACCCCGCCCTTTCTGACCTCCGCGACGGTCTGCACGATGTGCCTGGCCCACCAGATGGACGCCCCGGGGGGACGGCTCTGCCCCGGTACGGGCGTGTTGAGCTCCATCCATGTGCGCAACCGGGCGCGGAAACGGGGGTCCCGCACCAATTCGGCCAGTTCGATCCAGGCGTCGACCTGCTCAGGTGTGGGATCGTCGGGCAATTCGATGCTGAAGGTGCGCATGCGCTCGCGCAGGCGCGGGTCGTCGAGGCCGCCGAACACCTCCTCCTTGAACTCGTCGATGATCTGTTTGCGCTCGGCGGCGGAAAGCCGCGCCAACCGGTTCATCAGTGCTGTCTCCTCAACGGTCGAACCTCGTTTCGCCACGGTGGACAGGACGGCCCGGCTCACCTTGAGTGAGCGGATCTGCGCGTCGAGCGCGGCCACATGCGCGTCGGCGACCTCGGCGACCGTGGTGCGGCCGCTCAGGACGCGGCAAACGTCGTCGAGCCCGAGGCCCAGCTCCCGCAGGGTGCGGACCAGCTCGACGCGGGCCACGGACTCGGCGTCGTACAACCGGTAGCCGCCCGCGGAGCGGGCCACAGGCGGCACCGCCCCCTCGTCCGACCAGAAGCGCAGGGTACGCACCGGAAGTCCGGTGCGGTGCGCGAGCCGGCCAATGGTGAGCACGTCGGGGCGTTCGTCGTCCATGAGTAAGATCCTGAACCCTCCGGCGGCTGGAGACTCAAGCGCCTCAGTGCGACATCCCGCGAGTTCTCCAGAGCTCTGCCGAGCTTTCTCACCACCGTCAGCGCCGACAGCATGCGCCTCCTCGTCTTCGACCAGACTGCAGACTGATCAAATCGGACGAGAAAGCTTCAGGTCCCGAAGTCACGTCACTGACCGGCCGATCACGTGAACGAGAGAGAAGCCCCAGGCCAGGGGCTCAGGGTTCCGGCAAGAACCACGGGAACCCACCGGATGTGACACAGGAGGAGGCGCTGACCTGGAGCTCTGCGGACACTGTGCCGGATGGCCCGCTCGGGTGCCGGAAGACGCCGCCCCGGTCTACGGCCCGGTCTGCGCTGACCTCCGCCACCAGCTCGGGGCGGACCAGCACCACGTCCAGGACGTCACGGCTGCCCCACGTCGATGTGAACCGCACACCATCCCAGGGGTGCCCCGGGTCGGTGGCGGCCAGGTGCTCGCCCACCTGGCGGGCCTGTTCCGGGCGCAGGGGGACGGTGCGGCCGACCGCGCGCAGGCGGCCGGCCGGGTCGTGGCGGCCCAGGACGAGGAGCTGCGGGCGGGCGAGGGTGCCCGTGATGGCGCCGATGATCGCTTCGCTGGTGTCGCGGCGGCGGACCTTGATCCAGCCGCGCACTGCGGGCCGGTAGGGCTGGCCCATGCCCTTGGGGGGCGGGCCGGCTACTGCTGCGACTCCACAAGCCGGGCCCGGCACTCCTGACAGAGCGAGTCCCACCGACCATGGCTTCTCTGCACCACAGTGGAACCTCAGGTTCACGATCGATGGCTCCCCGCCGGCACCTGGCCGCGCGCGAACGGGTGACGCCCGCCCAGTGAAGCGGCTCGCGGCCTCGCACGGACAGACGCACCGGGGGCTTCGGCCGCCGAGTACGTTCGGAAGTACGGCGTGCGGCCCTGGCCACCGAGGCCGCGACGGGGGTCGCACCCCGACATCGCAAGAGCGCCCCTGCCGAACGTACACCGTCGGGCGCCCTGCGCAGGCTCGGCGCAACGCACCGCAGACTCTCAGTGACTGACACCACCCTGCCGAACTTTGTGAGGGCCCGCCCTGCAGGACGCGCCTGCCCGAGTGCAATGCTGTCCGCCAGCACGGCTGGCATCGTGGACGCAGAGGAGGGGCGGATGGCTGGCATACGGGTGACGGTCTGCCTGCCGGCCGAGGTCGAAGGCGACATCGCGGGTGCCCTCGACGAGGCTTTGGCCCCGTTCTACCTCGACACGGATGAGAACCCTGTCGACCGTCGCATGTGGGATTCACGCCGCATCCTCGGTGGCAGCCACGGCTCCGGATTCGCGATCGCCCCAGGCCATGAGAACGACCCGAGGCTCATCCATGACGACCCTGCGAACGACGGCACACCCTGGCCCAGCGCTCCAGGCGTCTGCGCCGGGGGGCCGCGTGCCTTGCTCGACTTCTCGCGGCCGCTCGCTGCGTCCGAGCGCAGAATCGCAGCCTCCTGGGACCTCTGGCACAGCCTGTCCGCCGTATACCCCACGGCCCGGCCGCTCGCGGAGTTCGTGGATCGCTGGCACAACGACCCCACCGCCTTCCCGGACGACCGCTGGGGTGACGCCATGTTCGCCGCCTACCGAGCCCAGCCGGTGATTCAGGCGTTCCTTGACCACCCGTTCAGCTTCGGCATGGGCTTCCTGGGATTCCCATTCTCCTCGGAACACCCTGTCATCAACTACGACGGCGACCGGGAGGCCTATGTCCGCGAGTTCGCCGAGCGATATCCGTCAGACACGGACGTGGTCACCCTCGACGGCTGGTGGGTGGAGGGTCAGAACAGCGCCCTGCACGCCACCTGCGACCCGGCCCTGTGCCCCCACGAACCTCCGGGGCCCACCGAGTGGCCGGGCAGTGAGGCGTACCTCGCATCCCTGCCGGGCGACACGATTCTGGTCCGGCTGCGCTGCCACGGCTGAACCTTCGCTCGACCCGACTCACGACCCACGTGCTCGAAGGCCCGGCGCTGTCGAAACCCGAGTTCTGGCCCAGGTTCTGTGGACTGGCCACACTGAGTCACGGACGGGCACGGCGCTGGGGAGCATGCCCGTAACCGGCGCGCAGCTCGGCTGAGGCTGCCTCAGCCAAGGGCGACCTGATATGAGTTGATCATGAATGCTGAAACTCTTGAACCGATGGAGCGCCTGCTCGCAGAGCGGGCTTGTGAGCGGCTGGTCGTTGAGTTCGTCCACCGGCTCGACCTCGGAGACCCGGGCTCGGTGGCGGACCTCTTCACGCAGGACGGCACCTGGGAATGGCCCGCCGGCGACCGCCGCATCGCGGGTCACGACGCCCTGCGCATCTACTTCGGCAACCGGCCCGCAGACCGACTGTCACGCCGCATATGCACCAACATCCTGGTTACCGTGACCTCTGCAGACACCGCCGCCGCCACCACCTACTTCACCACGTACCGGGTCGACGGCTACAGCGAGGGCCTCGTACCGCCGCGGCCCCCGGTTCAGGTGGGGCACTACGAAGACACATTCCGCAAGGTGGACGACACCTGGCTGCTCACCACGCGAACCCTCTTCCTCTCCTTCGCCGGTCCCACGGAACGCCTCGACGGGCCCGGCCAGCCATGAGAACGCCTCCCAGCCCACCGGCCGTCAAGGGTCCTGCGCCACGGGGAGTGACACTCACAGACCTTGAGCCAGAGCCTGAGTAGCGACGCCGTTTCGTCACGCGATTGGGAGTCGCACGCTCGCCCGAATAGTCGATGTTCACGAGAACGGGTTCTGACTCACTTTCCGTGGAGTGGTTACGGAGAGTCAATCTTCGGTGCCATGCGATGCCTGTCGGGATGGGCACGAAGCTGGGGTGAGGTGAGTTCCAGGGCCCGGTTGTCGCGTCCGGCGCTCATGTGGTTGAGCCAGCGTTCGTACCAGTCGAGGAAGTCGGTGGCGGAGGAGACGTTGGGGCCCCAGAACCCGTCGCTGTTGCCGACGAGAACGCGGCCGGTGAGGGGACCGGTCACCGCGATGACGCATACGTCGGTGCAGCCCATTTCGATGACGTGGAGGAAGAGGTCGCGTGCGTGACCCCCGGGTTCTGCGTCGTCGAATCCGCGGGGTGTCCCCGGTTCCTCACGCGGGTTCATGACCAGCAGGGAACACCGCTCCAGCGGCATGAGGCCGTAAAACGGCGCCGCGCCTGAGCCGCCGATGTGCGTGAGGAACCGCCGGTAGGCGTCGGGCAGGGCGATGTCGTGCTCGGCCTCGAACGCAGCGACGCGTGCTTCTGCCAGCTTGGCCAGTGCACCCGCTGACGTAGCACGCCCCCGGCGATCCGGTAGCTTGAACGCGTTCAAGTCATCGGGTCCGGGGGTTGGTCATGCAGGCCGCTGCGCGAGCGAGTATTCATCCATGGCAGTTCGGCCTCGTGCTGTGCGCCGTGATCACCCCCCTACCGGTGCTGATCGTGTGGTTCGCGGATTCCGGCATCACGGCGCTCGCCTTCGCGACCGCCGCGGTGGTCTCCGTGCCGTTGTTCCTGTACGCCCGGCCGTCCGGCTTCGTCTACGTCGCGGGCACCATCGCGGCGCTGCTGGTGCTGTGGTCATTCATCGGCGCCATGGCCGGGATGTTCCTGTTCTTCCCCTCGGCGCTGCAGCTCCTGCTGGCCACCGGGGCGGACCCGCGCGAACGCCCGACCGCCGCCAAGGTGATGGCCGGTGCCGGACTCCTGCTGTCGGCGGCGGTCGTGGTGCAGTCGTTGAGGCGCTGAGCGCTCCCAGGGGGTGTCCGGCTAGCGGGTGCGCGGCTGGTTGAAGCGGAGCCGCGGAGTGGGTGGAGTCCCGTCGCGGCTGGATGCTTATCGACTTCCCGGTCGACAGCGGACTCTCCTTCCTCTCGGCCGTAGCAAATGCCGGACCGCGGGATGCCTTCTACGTGCGGATGACGCACTGGGCCGCCCCCGACGCCTGGGACGTGAAGATCAAGCCGATGGATGCGGCAATGTTTCAGGGTGACCAGCCGTCGGACTTCGCCCTGCGCCCCTGCAGGTCAGCTTCCCTGCCTACGATCTGCCGGAACTGACCCGGCGCCTCCGCGAACACATCGCAGGCCGTACGGTGCCGCCTGCCCCCGCTGACTGGAGCACGGTGGGTCGCTAGCTTCCGACCGGATCGCTCTGGATGCGGGCTCCAGCTGAGCGCTCTGATTGGCCAGACGGGCCAAGTCGAGCGCTCAGTCACAACGGATGTGACTGATTCCCAATGATGGTTGTCAAGCAGCGGGACGTAGGCTGCGGCCCATGGAATCGTTGATCGCTGCAGTCCGTGAGCAGGAAGAAGCTGCCCGTTTTCTCGCTTGGCCGGGTGACTTCGACCTTGACCGAGGCGATCATGTCGAGGAAGTACACCTCGCCTCGGGCACCGCACTTGAGGGGTTCGCCGGCGACGGTGCCGGCGGCACGTTCTTCTTCTGCGGTGAAGGCGGCGAGGAACGTCCGATCCTCTATGCCGACTCCGAAGGAGGTGCGGCTCTGGTTGCCATCGGCCTGCACGAGCTGGTGCGGCTTCTGCTGGTCGTCCCGTGGTGGCAAGACTGCCAGGCGTTCACGGACGAGGAGAGTCGCGAGCTTGAGGCTGAGTATCTGGAGGACATGCCGGACCTCGCGGCCAGGAGGGACCGTGCTGCCGCGGCCCTTGGCCTCGATCTTCCGGGTCAGGCCGAGATCCTGGCTCGCTTGAGGGAGGTGACCACTCAGCTGGGGAAAGACTTCGTTTTGATCTACACGCCGGAGGGGCACCCCTACGAGCCGCTCTTCACAGTCTGAGGCTCAGGCCGCAGCGAGACCCCGTTGGGGAGGCTGAGCCTCGAAGGTTCGCTGATCGCGTATGAGGGCCCATAGGACGTCGAGGCGTCGTCGGGCGAGGGCGAGGATCGCCTGTTTATGACTCTTTCCCTCGGCCCGTTTGCGGTCGTAGAAGGTCTTCGAGGTCAGGCAGAAGCGGGCTGCGATCTGGGCGGATAGGTAGAAAACGCGCAGGAGTCGGCGGTGGTAGCGGTGCGGCCGGCGCATGTTGCCGCTGATCCGGCCTGAGTCTCGTGGGACAGGTGCCAGACCAGCGACTCCGGCGAGTCGGCCTGCGGTTCCGAAGGCGTCCATGTCCCCGCCGGTGCAAGCGACGAACTCCGCCCCCAGCAACGGGCCCATGCCAGGCATGCTGAGGATCACCTCGGCATCCCGGTGCTCTCGGAAGCGTGCCGCGATCCTTGCATCCACGGCGGCGATCTCTTCGTCCAGAGCCAGGACCGACCGGGCCAGCGTGTTCACCACGGCTGCGGCTGTGCTCTCCCCGGCCACGGCGGTGTGCTGGGCCTGCGCTGCGGCGACGGCTGCATCGGCCATGGCCTGGGCGCCACGGACCTTGCGGTTCTTCAGCCAGGTCGCGAGTCGGCTCGGGCCGACCCGGCGGAGGCCAGCCGGGGTCTGATAGCCGGTCAGCAGGATGAGTGCGGATTTGGAGGCGGCGTAGTCGAAGGTCCGTTCCAGGGCGGGGAAGTACTCCAGGAGCTGGGCACGCATCCGGTTGATGGCGCGGGTCCGATCGGCGGCGAGGTCGTAGCGGCGGGCGGTGAGGATCTTCAGGTCCACCGCGATCTCGTCCCACTCCTGCAAAGGCTGCAGGTCCCGGCGCATCCGCGCCTGGTCGGCGATGACGTAGGCGTCCTTCGCATCGGTCTTGCCGTCCCCGCGGTAGCCACGGGAAGCGTGGTGGACGGTTCGGCCAGGGATGTACAGGAGTCGCTGTCCGTGGCTGGTCAGGAGGGCGATCAGCAGAGCGCCCCCACCGGCGTTCAGGTCGACGGCCCACGTAACCGGGCCGTCCTCAGCCAGTGCCAGCACATCGCCGAGCAGCTCCAGGAGCTCGGGCTCATTGTTGGGCACCCGGCGCGAGAGCACCTTCGTCCCGTCCGCGTCGATCACGGTGCAGTGATGCGCGGCCTTGCCGGCATCCGTCCCCGCCCAGAGCTCGGGCACCCGAGCCTCCCTCGTCGATCGGTTGACTGGTCCCTGCAGACGACCACGCCGACGTGTCCTTACGAAGCGATCTCTGTTCGCTCATCCCAATGAGTGGCCGTGTCGTCGCGGGGCACTGGGCGGCCAATCAGTCAAAGCCACACCTTCGGCAGGAGCGCCGTCCAGCCACACCCAGGCCCCTGGGTCTCCCGATCGTACGAAGGACCGGAATCAACCCGCCAACAAGGTAAGGAGCCTCGTAGTTGGCCTATGAGCGTTCTAGTCTAGTGGCCCGAGTCTGAGATTTCCTGCCTGTTCTGGCGAGAATGAAACCTATGGACCGTCTTCTGCATCTCGACCGTACGCTCGATGAGCTGGATCCACCCCGCTGGGCGCCTCCTGCCTCTGACGTGACCCCTTTGATCCGCAGGGTGCATGAGTTGCGGCGTATTCCGCTGGGCGAACTCGGTCCGGCGGAGCTGCGCACCCTGATCCCTCAGCAGGTGGCGCTGCCGTACGTCCTTCCGCTCGCAGTGCGCTTGTTGCTTGAGGAGCCGTTGATTGATGCCTACTTCTACGAGGGTGACCTGCTGCTTGTCACCGTCAATGTCCCCGCTGCAGCCTGGTCCCTGCTGCCAGACCTCGGCGCGCGCCTGTGCACCGTGATCGCGGCATTGCCGAAGGCAGTGGTCAACGGCTTGCCCGGGGCCAGCGCCGAGGAGCTCGCCCGCTTCGTCGCGAGGACCGGATCGCTTCGCTGACCGCAGGAAGGCTCAGCTGAAGGAACCTGCAAGGGGAGGGCTAACGATCCGAAGCACCGATTCGGTACCTGCGCGCCTTTCATGGGCACCGTCAGAACTGAAGCTCGGGCCACCAGGGACTCGGCCTCCTCCCGCTGGCGCCAGCAGGGGGTCCTTCTTGTAGCGCGAGAGGTCCGACAATCTTCGACAGGAAGAGAATCGACAGCAGCTTGCCGCCCCGGTTCTCCTAGTCCGCACCAGTCCAACGAGTAACCCGGCGAACTTTCCCGGTCACAGCACTGGACACCGCCACGCCCCGTTCCCCGACTTGCTGGAGATGGGGACATAGGTGCGTGGCTCAGGGCTTGCGGTGCCGTCCGCTTCCCTTGCCTAGGCGTGGCGTATGACCGGGTAGCTGCGCTGCTTCTGCTTGGGCTGAGGGGTTGAGGACCTGGCAAGCCGCCGCGTAGTTCTCCACCGTCGTCAGCGCCTGCCAGGCGAAGCCGTCCCATTTAAGGATCAGGCGCGGGGCGTCCGGGTCGAGGTGGGCGGCGCGCTGGGGGCCGCTGCTGAGAGTGACGGCTTTCAGTTCGCCCGGCTTGCGCAGGCGGCCTTCGCGGCGGGCGGCCCACCGGTCGAGGGGTTCGTCTTCCACGGTCGTGCCCTTCCTGGAGCAGGGGCAGCACCCTACCGAACAGGAGCAGCACCCCGCCCCCTACTCCTGATTGCGGAGGAGGGGGGATGGTATTTGCGGGTTCAGACCCTCGGGAGGCTTCCAATCCGGGTGGGGAGCAGTCGCGGCGGAGGCTGACACGGCTGCGATCGCGGGTCATCCCCCGCGTGCGCGGGGAGCAGGCTTCTTGACCTGGGACTCTATGCCGTCGACGAGCCGTTCTCGAGGACTTTCACCGAAACCGGCATTCAACCCATATCGCGAGTACTGTCGACGCGGGCAGGCGAGAACCTTTAGACCGGCCTCAGGCGAAATCGGCCCGGCCGTGGATTCCCGTGCCGCAGGGGGTTTCCGAACAAGGCGCTCCCGCCGTTGTGCGACACCACCCGTCCTGCCGAATCGCCGTTGCCCTAATTGCCGTCCGCGGGGATCCTCAAGGGTACGCCGGAATCGGTCGCCCACCGTTCCGGCCCCTGCTGATAGTCCTGCTGTCCGCAAAAGTGTTCGGCAAGCCGGGAACGGTGGGGCGGGCTTGTCGCATGCGGATTCAAACGGGCTGCCGGCAACAGCTACTACCGTCGTCCGTATGACAGCCGTGGATCCGACCGTCGAGGCGCTGCTCGCCGGCATACCCGCCCTTGCCCCGTACGCCCGGAAGGCCGTGCTGCTGCGTCCCAAGGCGGGTGAGCCATCATCGGACGCCAGTCATATCGGTGGTCCGATGCTGTGGCCCGGCGATGAGGAGTGGCCCCGGTGTCAGGGGCCGCACATGGTCGAGGTGCGGGAAAAGCTCTCCGATGCGGATCGGGAGACTTTGCAGCGGATCGACCGGGACTGGCGAGCCCGGCGGGCTGGGAAGGCCCATGATGCGTACGACGCCATTCGGAAGGAAGCCGAAATCCGTTCCCGGATCATGGACGGTGCCGACGTGCTCGACAAGGTCACGTGGGAGCGTATCCGGCAGGTGCCGGTGTCCAGCGTCCCCGGCGTACCGCTGATCGGGGTCCTGCAGCTCCTCAAGCAGGACGTACCCGTGGCCGATTGGCCGGAGGGCAGGGACGTGCTGCAGGTTCTGTGGTGCCCCCAGGAGCATTCCGAACTGCCGGGGCAGGCGCACTACTGGGGACCCGCCGTCGAGGTGCACTACCGTTCGGCCGCGTCTCTTGCCGCCGTACGGGATGTCCCCGTGCCGGTCGACGCCGTGGCCTCGTACGTGCCCCGGCCCTGCCTGCTCGATCCGGTTGAGGTCACGGAGCTCCCGGCCCAGGACGAACTGCCCGCGGACCTCTTCGGCGAAGCAAAGGCCTGGGCCGAGCAGCACGGCATCGAGTACCACCGCACTCTGGCCTGCCTGGAGGGATGGAAGGCCGGAGGCTGGCCGAGCTGGCACCTCACGGACCAGGTCCCGATCGACTGCGCCTGCGGTGCGACGACCCGTCTGTTCCTCACCGTCGACAGCGGCCGTGACCCTGATCTCAATGTCGGCCGGTTCGGTGAACTGCGCATCTTCACATGTCCCGTGGACGCCTCGCACCCGCTCCGCCTGAACATCCAGTAGCAACGCCCCTTCCATGTCGCGGGGGCTTGCTACTGAGCGTCTGCCGACCGGGCCTGAACACGCGACAGCTTGATGCGACGGCTCCCCGGATCGACATCGATGATCTCGACGGTAAGGATGTCACCGACCTGGATTCCCTCCTCGGGCTCGTCCACCGACATCTCGGCCGGTTCGGTGCGGTGCAGCAGTCCCTCCAAGCCGTGGTCCCGGTCCTCGATGCGGACCAAGGCACCGGACGGGGTGAGCCGGGTGACCGGTCCCCTGACGATCCGGCCGACCTGCTGCGCAAGCACCGACAACGGGTCTTCCTCCAGCGCCTTGAGCGACAACGGCACCCGCTGCCGGACGAGGTCGACGTCGAGGATCTCAGCGGTGACCTCTTGGCCCACCGTCAGTACGTCGGAGGGGTGGTCGATGTGGCGCCAGGACACCTCGGGCAGATTGATCATCGCGGTGAAACCGCCGATGTCGACGAAGGTGACGCCGAAATCGGGCATGGCGACGACGGTGCCGGTGCAGATCTGTCCTCGGTGCAGGGTGGTGAGGAACGCCCAGTGGCGATCGTCGGAGGTCGCCTCGGTCCTCCAGCGCGCCCGCAGGACGCCGTCCTCGTCGGGCAGGACGGCCGTCATGAGCGGTTGCCTTCCGTCGATGCAGAGGGACAGGGCCGATGCTGCACGGGCGCCGCAGACATGCGCCGCCAGTTCCGCGAACTGGCTCTCGTCGGCGACGATGCTCGCGATCCGGCCGTCCTCGTCCTCCCAGACGAACTCGATCAGGCCTTCCTCCGGCAGATCGGCGAGGACGGCGCCCACATCGGCGGAAAGGTCGGGCCAGACGGCCAAACGGGAGCGAGGAGCCAGCCGGGCGCGAACCGCGTCCAGCGAGTCGGCCTCGAGTCGGTGCCAGCGAGCGGCGTTGCCCACGTGGTTCTCCTCGAGAAGCGCCGCCTGGCGCGTCGCGACGCACCAGCGCACGCGGGCCCAGAAGACGTCATCGGCGGGCCGCTGTACCCCCGGCCCGTCGAGCTCGGCGTCGTGGGGAGAGGCGTCCAGACGCTCGGGGAACAGTCCCAGTGCGCGGGTACGTGCCACCGCCACCGGGCAGGGATCACTACTGCCGACGTAGACGTACTGGTCCCATCCGACGTGAATCGTGAACGTGCCCTCCACCTCCAGGCGGCACCAGGCGCCACTGCCGCGCAGCATCGCCCGAACCAGCTCCAGGGCGACGCTGAGCGAGACCCGCGCGCCATCGTGGTAGCCCGCACGGCCGGGCGGGAAGAGCCCGGCCAGGCCGTGACCCTCAACAGCCGATTCCGCCCCGAAACCGACGAAGCCCGCCGCTACCTGCGGTTCGCGTACGACAAGGCAGTCGATTCCGGTCTCCGCCGCGAAGACGGCAACAGCCTCCAGATAAGCACCTTCGACCGGCCCACAATCGCTGTGCACCTCTTCGGTACCTGTGTAGCGACCGTGCTCATCGCGATCGGCAGGATCGTGCTTGGTGATGCGGTAAACATGGGGCAGCACGTCACTGCCTGCCGACGGACGCATAAGCATGGTGCATGCCCGCATCATGTCGCTCGAGGCGGCCGCCCGCCACCAGCTTTCGAAGGCCCTGCCCCACGGCCGGGGCGCCAACTCACTGCCTCATCCTTCTGCGGCGCGTGGAGGCCGTCTCGCTCGCTTGTCAGCACGACATCGCTGATCGCCCCGAGCGCCCGCCCGCTGGCCTTGTTCATGAGAACGAGAACGGGCAGCGGATGTTCCACGACTTCGGGAGGGCCAGAGCACACCGATGATTCGCGCGCTGCTTGGGTTTTGACCCGAGAGGCGGCTGCCGAGGTCTGGCAGGCTGTGTGCGGCGCCGACCGCGTCACAGTCGTACAGGCGGCCTGGCCAGCTCAGTGATCGCCCGTATGTGGGCGCACGGGACGTGGCAGTGGCTGACGCCAGTCGCCCAGTCTCGTGAGGAGGAACCGGCGGGCGAGAGAACGTATATCGTTCCACGCCGAGTCCGTGGCCAGGGCGTTGTGCCAGAGTCCGACGCGGCAGGTGACATCGATCTCGCAGAGGCGACGGCCGATGGGCCGAAGACCGCGCAGATCCTCGGACTCGAAGACTCCGCGCGCCGCGAGTCCTTCGGAGACGCGGCACAGGAGCTCCACCTCTTCAACAACCTCCCTCGTCTCCAGCTCACGTTTGCCCAGCCAGGCAAGTTGATCCTGGGTGTCGGCTGCCAGGAGGGCCATAAAGTGCAGCGTCCAGGTGCGCAGGTGCGCGTCGCCGAGATCGTTCATTCATGCAGGATCTCACCAAGTGCTGTGACCTGGAAGGTTTGCCGGGTTGGTCGTTGTGCTCGCTGGGGTGTGGCGACTTCGACCGGCATAGAGTCACCGGTCAGGGTTCGCGGGCTGTCCGAGCAGGGCCCTATGCTGCCTGCTCGCCCGGTGGGGGCCCGAGAGTTCGGCCATGTCTGGGCGGGTGCTGAATCGATACCTCGGGCACCTTCCGCTCAAATCACCGGACGGAGGCGTGTCCCCCCCAACCCCTCGTCACTCTCCGCAGTTAGATTGGGCTCGGACGTCCGGTGCCCGGACCAGCCGCGGCGTCCTCCGCGTGGATCCGCGATCGTTCCCCTTCACC
This genomic interval carries:
- a CDS encoding IS110 family transposase — encoded protein: MPELWAGTDAGKAAHHCTVIDADGTKVLSRRVPNNEPELLELLGDVLALAEDGPVTWAVDLNAGGGALLIALLTSHGQRLLYIPGRTVHHASRGYRGDGKTDAKDAYVIADQARMRRDLQPLQEWDEIAVDLKILTARRYDLAADRTRAINRMRAQLLEYFPALERTFDYAASKSALILLTGYQTPAGLRRVGPSRLATWLKNRKVRGAQAMADAAVAAAQAQHTAVAGESTAAAVVNTLARSVLALDEEIAAVDARIAARFREHRDAEVILSMPGMGPLLGAEFVACTGGDMDAFGTAGRLAGVAGLAPVPRDSGRISGNMRRPHRYHRRLLRVFYLSAQIAARFCLTSKTFYDRKRAEGKSHKQAILALARRRLDVLWALIRDQRTFEAQPPQRGLAAA
- a CDS encoding contact-dependent growth inhibition system immunity protein, whose product is MDRLLHLDRTLDELDPPRWAPPASDVTPLIRRVHELRRIPLGELGPAELRTLIPQQVALPYVLPLAVRLLLEEPLIDAYFYEGDLLLVTVNVPAAAWSLLPDLGARLCTVIAALPKAVVNGLPGASAEELARFVARTGSLR
- a CDS encoding nuclear transport factor 2 family protein, which gives rise to MNAETLEPMERLLAERACERLVVEFVHRLDLGDPGSVADLFTQDGTWEWPAGDRRIAGHDALRIYFGNRPADRLSRRICTNILVTVTSADTAAATTYFTTYRVDGYSEGLVPPRPPVQVGHYEDTFRKVDDTWLLTTRTLFLSFAGPTERLDGPGQP
- a CDS encoding S1 RNA-binding domain-containing protein; this encodes MLMRPSAGSDVLPHVYRITKHDPADRDEHGRYTGTEEVHSDCGPVEGAYLEAVAVFAAETGIDCLVVREPQVAAGFVGFGAESAVEGHGLAGLFPPGRAGYHDGARVSLSVALELVRAMLRGSGAWCRLEVEGTFTIHVGWDQYVYVGSSDPCPVAVARTRALGLFPERLDASPHDAELDGPGVQRPADDVFWARVRWCVATRQAALLEENHVGNAARWHRLEADSLDAVRARLAPRSRLAVWPDLSADVGAVLADLPEEGLIEFVWEDEDGRIASIVADESQFAELAAHVCGARAASALSLCIDGRQPLMTAVLPDEDGVLRARWRTEATSDDRHWAFLTTLHRGQICTGTVVAMPDFGVTFVDIGGFTAMINLPEVSWRHIDHPSDVLTVGQEVTAEILDVDLVRQRVPLSLKALEEDPLSVLAQQVGRIVRGPVTRLTPSGALVRIEDRDHGLEGLLHRTEPAEMSVDEPEEGIQVGDILTVEIIDVDPGSRRIKLSRVQARSADAQ
- a CDS encoding DUF6087 family protein yields the protein MEDEPLDRWAARREGRLRKPGELKAVTLSSGPQRAAHLDPDAPRLILKWDGFAWQALTTVENYAAACQVLNPSAQAEAAQLPGHTPRLGKGSGRHRKP
- a CDS encoding SMI1/KNR4 family protein, with amino-acid sequence MNAFKLPDRRGRATSAGALAKLAEARVAAFEAEHDIALPDAYRRFLTHIGGSGAAPFYGLMPLERCSLLVMNPREEPGTPRGFDDAEPGGHARDLFLHVIEMGCTDVCVIAVTGPLTGRVLVGNSDGFWGPNVSSATDFLDWYERWLNHMSAGRDNRALELTSPQLRAHPDRHRMAPKIDSP
- a CDS encoding MerR family transcriptional regulator gives rise to the protein MDDERPDVLTIGRLAHRTGLPVRTLRFWSDEGAVPPVARSAGGYRLYDAESVARVELVRTLRELGLGLDDVCRVLSGRTTVAEVADAHVAALDAQIRSLKVSRAVLSTVAKRGSTVEETALMNRLARLSAAERKQIIDEFKEEVFGGLDDPRLRERMRTFSIELPDDPTPEQVDAWIELAELVRDPRFRARLRTWMELNTPVPGQSRPPGASIWWARHIVQTVAEVRKGGVAPEGPAAAEVLSELFGDADRAAVLRSLDAGIEAGAEHYRRLVDRVRGQDSSPDATEELEWLAQALRAADQT